Proteins encoded in a region of the Sander lucioperca isolate FBNREF2018 chromosome 4, SLUC_FBN_1.2, whole genome shotgun sequence genome:
- the LOC116043070 gene encoding Kv channel-interacting protein 2-like has translation MKSRSQDQSLSDSRELDRSYDPLTGNPPSKPNKKTLKQRFLKLLPCCRSSSSSSITQSNITDDGELSTVRYRPQRLDHLVHQTNFSKKELQVLYRGFKNECPHGVVDEETFKSIYSKFFPQGDSSMYAHFLFEAFDIHNNGSVSFEDFVVSLSIILKGSITDKLNWAFNLYDLNKDGCITREEMTNIMDSIYDMMGKYTDPCMRDNAPKEHVDNFFQKMDKNNDGVVTIEEFLDTCQKDESIMQSMHMFDNVI, from the exons atgaaatccAGGAGTCAGGACCAGAGTTTGTCCGACTCCAGAGAGCTGGACAGATCTTACGACCCACTTACAG GTAATCCACCATCCAAACCCAATAAAAAGACCTTAAAGCAGCGGTTCCTCAAACTTCTCCCCTGCTGTCGCTCTAGCTCCAGCTCTTCAATTACTCAAA GTAATATAACCGATGATGGTGAGCTGTCGACGGTACGTTACCGACCGCAGAGGCTCGACCATCTCGTACATCAGACCAACTTCAGCAAGAAAGAGCTGCAGGTCCTCTACCGGGGATTCAAAAAT GAGTGTCCCCACGGTGTTGTGGATGAAGAGACTTTTAAAAGCATCTACTCCAAGTTCTTCCCTCAAGGAG ATTCAAGTATGTATGCACATTTCCTGTTTGAAGCTTTTGACATCCACAACAATGGATCGGTCAGCTTTGAG GACTTTGTCGTAAGTCTGTCCATCATCTTAAAAGGTTCCATTACTGATAAACTCAACTGGGCCTTTAACCTGTATGATCTTAACAAAGACGGCTGCATCACCAGAGAG gaGATGACAAACATCATGGACTCCATTTATGACATGATGGGAAAGTATACCGATCCCTGCATGAGGGATAATGCTCCCAAAGAGCATGTTGACAACTTCTTCcag AAAATGGACAAGAACAATGATGGAGTGGTCACCATCGAGGAATTCTTGGATACATGCCAAAag GATGAAAGCATCATGCAGTCCATGCACATGTTTGACAATGTGATCTAA